One Anthonomus grandis grandis chromosome 12, icAntGran1.3, whole genome shotgun sequence DNA window includes the following coding sequences:
- the LOC126742990 gene encoding cilia- and flagella-associated protein 53-like, with translation MFGGDNVPPKRPHKHLKRNYNRQDILIPGTTPGSYGHFGREPNTDYHVKYLHYQQKRDSFDDMKQAEKKKKYLQDAITTKYENHAVKKRLQRSIQDRVDEKLKAYEETVEARRRRLQELLCKEERAFYYQTVDQAQKGAERKMEEMKQKAEALKARREEERLELVHKKRIEQYQERCQDLRPHLAKKNLMESKYSQLQQIRENEAKREVDRELDKMWYELTVKEAEAKKEREVQELLERRNKEKEMLKVWDMQIKGKELLKEEMDKVAQEDRLEMQKLSEQLRREEIEALDAKIRKKDSAAQQIIEQMAIQKKLEEQRKKEENALDQAFNTLAQLELEREKAAIVNASGQARKETAMYRKHLKELEAERKHEEKKLNELLEIHRKEIERKQDEAKCKIVEAKRKLQRDVLAERAEQLRYKKQEAEQQLKLKEAENELLRMAFETNERLQAESDRLEKQASMQYRDDLSRQIAYNNVLRQREREELERQLAEGLREEEKYREITKQMLSGELEMGVKHPFRAALEQSNCYCPMPNK, from the exons ATGTTTGGAGGAGATAACGTTCCTCCGAAAAGACCTCATAAACActtgaaaagaaattataacCGACAAGATATACTTATTCCTGGTACAACTCCAGGAAGTTATGGACAT tttggACGGGAGCCCAACACAGACTACCATGTCAAATACTTACATTACCAACAAAAGAGGGACTCATTTGATGACATGAAGCAAGCtgagaagaaaaagaaatatttacaagatGCTATTACCACTAAATATGAAAATCACGCTGTAAAAAAGCGACTACAGAGATCCATACAGGATAGGGTTGATGAAAAACTTAAGGCCTACGAAGAAACTGTTGAAGCAAGACGAAGAAG attgcaAGAACTTCTATGCAAAGAAGAAAGAGCATTTTATTATCAAACTGTTGATCAAGCTCAGAAAGGAGCTGAAAGAAAAATGGAGGAAATGAAGCAGAAAGCAGAAGCCCTAAAAGCCCGAAGAGAAGAAGAACGATTGGAACTAgttcataaaaaaagaattgaaCAATATCA AGAACGATGTCAAGACCTCAGACCTCATTTAGCAAAAAAGAACCTCATGGAATCAAAGTACTCTCAGCTTCAGCAAATAAGGGAAAACGAAGCAAAACGTGAAGTTGATCGAGAGTTGGACAAAATGTGGTACGAGCTGACTGTAAAAGAAGCAGAAGCCAAG aaagAAAGAGAAGTTCAAGAGTTACTAGAAAGGCGAAACAAGGAGAAAGAAATGCTTAAGGTATGGGACATGCAAATTAAAGGCAAAGAATTGCTTAAAGAAGAAATGGATAAGGTTGCACAAGAGGATAGACTTGAAATGCAAAAGCTGAGTGAGCAGCTTCGTAGGGAAGAAATTGAag cCTTAGATGCCAAAATACGGAAAAAAGATTCAGCAGCTCAACAAATAATTGAACAAATGGcgatccaaaaaaaattagaggagcAAAGGAAGAAAGAAGAAAACGCTTTGGACCAGGCTTTCAATACTCTCGCTCAG TTGGAGCTCGAGCGAGAAAAAGCTGCAATTGTAAATGCTTCAGGTCAAGCGAGAAAAGAAACCGCAATGTATAGAAAACATCTAAAAGAACTAGAAGCCGAACGAAAACACGAAGAGAAGAAACTAAATGAGCTTCTTGAAATACATCGAAAAGAAATTGAACGAAAGCAGGATGAGGCAAAGTGTAAAATTGTCGAGGCGAAACGAAAACTACAAAGA gatGTACTGGCCGAACGGGCGGAGCAGCTAAGATATAAAAAACAAGAAGCTGAACAGCAGCTGAAGCTGAAAGAAGCCGAAAATGAGCTACTTAGAATGGCCTTTGAAACAAACGAACGCCTACAAGCAGAGAGCGATAGACTGGAAAAACAAGCTTCTATGCAATATAGAGATGATTTATCCAGACAAATTGCATACAATAATGTGTTAAGG CAAAGGGAAAGAGAGGAGCTAGAAAGGCAGCTTGCAGAAGGATtaagagaagaagaaaaatatagagaaatcACCAAACAAATGCTTTCAGGAGAATTGGAAATGGGTGTTAAGCATCCATTTAGAGCGGCTCTGGAGCAGTCGAATTGCTATTGTCCAatgccaaataaataa